A part of Kitasatospora acidiphila genomic DNA contains:
- a CDS encoding PPA1309 family protein — MSDASFIPDGSGLLPAATPLTRAALEIDEYVGSLGWDRPARLFALVDSAELRRSNPAVARQLGLDASHDGSLTPVEQDELPAGMALDEFLGTIAWPPGVAGCALVVERLMLPPNAERTKPAGTSGAKLNDWVAHHPDRQEVRITAAVLRDGSKETALRLREKDLPREVLTGPDLVPGLTQALLATFA, encoded by the coding sequence ATGTCCGATGCCAGTTTCATCCCCGACGGTTCCGGCCTGCTGCCGGCCGCCACCCCGCTCACCCGTGCCGCCCTGGAGATCGACGAGTACGTCGGCTCGCTCGGGTGGGACCGGCCCGCCCGCCTGTTCGCCCTGGTCGACAGCGCCGAGCTGCGCCGCAGCAACCCGGCGGTGGCCCGGCAGCTGGGGCTGGACGCGTCGCACGACGGCTCGCTCACCCCGGTCGAGCAGGACGAGCTGCCCGCCGGGATGGCGCTGGACGAGTTCCTCGGCACCATCGCCTGGCCGCCCGGCGTGGCCGGTTGCGCACTGGTGGTGGAGCGGCTGATGCTGCCGCCGAACGCCGAGCGGACCAAGCCGGCCGGCACCAGCGGGGCCAAGCTCAACGACTGGGTGGCGCACCACCCGGACCGCCAGGAGGTGCGGATCACCGCCGCGGTGCTGCGCGACGGCAGCAAGGAGACCGCGCTGCGGCTGCGCGAGAAGGACCTGCCCCGCGAGGTGCTGACCGGCCCCGACCTGGTGCCGGGGCTGACCCAGGCGCTACTGGCGACCTTCGCCTGA